In one window of Deinococcus malanensis DNA:
- a CDS encoding glycoside hydrolase family 2 protein, with the protein MHEPSHVEPTGPSSPQVHPRPQLTRERWENLSGVWQFAHDDDNRGLDARWYEHADAFDQHIVVPYPPESRASGVHATGYHPVVWYRRAISIAPQDRAGRALLHFGAVDYRAQVWVNGRLVAQHEGGHTPFTADITSVLTAQDTQDIVVRAEDDPKDLAQARGKQDWELEPHGIWYHRTTGIWQPVWLEFVPRTFITTLRWTPDSERGRLGLHVRLNQTPAEPLRVRVRLSIRGERLADDTYLLEGREVRRDIEIDPVRFKADRKELLWTPRRPNLIDARITLLDDDDNVVDDVGSYAGLRSAGVRDGRFLLNGSAYYLRLVLAQNYWPDSHLAAPSEEALRREVELVKELGFNGVRIHQKVEDPRFLYWCDRLGLLVWGEMANAYVFTPEAQRGLTREWLEVLERDYNHPCIVTWVPINESWGVPNLEGDAAQRAFVRSLYHLTVSLDSTRPVIGNDGWEVVEGDIFGVHDYALDGNTLRERYGSAEALEHTLKAVQPSRRNFYLAGHHRKGEPVMLTEFGGLSHAPTQKDRWWGYGTVPDTDALLNRYEEIVTAVLDSPVISGFCYTQLTDTEQETNGLLREDRTPKLDTNRVRAINTRVSMALQNDVIAEIHALADERRREQLRASQQMEGVAED; encoded by the coding sequence ATGCACGAACCGAGCCATGTCGAACCCACAGGCCCCAGCAGTCCACAGGTGCACCCCCGGCCTCAACTCACCCGCGAACGCTGGGAAAACCTCAGCGGAGTCTGGCAATTCGCGCATGACGACGACAACCGTGGCCTCGACGCGCGCTGGTACGAACATGCCGACGCCTTCGATCAACATATCGTCGTGCCCTACCCGCCCGAAAGTCGAGCGAGCGGCGTCCACGCAACGGGATACCACCCGGTCGTGTGGTACCGCCGCGCGATTTCCATCGCGCCGCAGGACCGGGCCGGCCGGGCCCTCCTGCACTTCGGTGCGGTCGACTACCGCGCTCAAGTCTGGGTCAACGGGCGCCTTGTCGCCCAACACGAAGGCGGCCACACACCGTTCACGGCCGACATCACATCCGTCCTGACAGCTCAGGACACGCAAGACATTGTCGTGCGCGCCGAGGACGATCCAAAAGATCTCGCGCAGGCACGCGGGAAACAGGACTGGGAGCTCGAACCCCACGGCATCTGGTACCACCGCACCACCGGCATCTGGCAGCCCGTCTGGCTTGAATTCGTACCGCGCACCTTCATCACAACACTCCGCTGGACGCCGGATTCCGAACGCGGACGGCTCGGCCTGCACGTTCGCCTGAACCAAACGCCAGCCGAGCCCCTACGGGTCCGTGTTCGACTCAGCATTCGCGGCGAACGCCTCGCCGACGACACCTACCTTCTCGAAGGCCGGGAAGTACGTCGGGACATTGAAATCGACCCTGTGCGCTTCAAGGCTGACCGCAAGGAACTCCTGTGGACCCCACGAAGACCCAACCTCATCGACGCGAGAATCACGCTCCTCGACGACGACGACAACGTCGTGGACGACGTGGGCAGCTACGCCGGCCTGCGCAGCGCTGGCGTGCGTGACGGACGCTTCCTGCTCAACGGCAGTGCATACTACCTGCGCCTGGTGCTTGCGCAAAACTACTGGCCGGACTCTCACCTGGCCGCTCCTAGCGAGGAAGCACTGCGCCGTGAGGTCGAACTCGTCAAAGAGCTCGGCTTCAACGGAGTGCGAATTCACCAGAAAGTCGAAGATCCACGCTTCCTCTACTGGTGCGACCGGCTGGGCCTGCTCGTCTGGGGTGAAATGGCCAACGCCTACGTCTTCACGCCCGAGGCGCAACGCGGCCTCACCCGCGAATGGCTCGAAGTCCTCGAACGAGATTACAACCACCCGTGCATCGTCACGTGGGTGCCCATCAATGAAAGCTGGGGCGTTCCAAACCTTGAAGGCGACGCCGCACAGCGGGCCTTCGTGCGAAGCCTGTATCACCTCACGGTATCTCTGGACTCGACACGACCCGTCATCGGGAACGACGGATGGGAAGTCGTCGAGGGCGACATCTTCGGCGTACACGACTATGCACTCGACGGTAACACCCTCCGCGAGCGCTACGGCTCGGCAGAAGCGCTCGAGCATACCCTCAAAGCGGTGCAGCCGTCCCGGCGTAACTTCTACCTCGCCGGACACCACCGAAAAGGGGAACCTGTCATGCTCACCGAATTCGGAGGCCTGAGTCACGCACCTACGCAGAAAGACCGCTGGTGGGGATATGGGACCGTGCCAGACACGGACGCGCTGCTCAACCGCTATGAAGAGATCGTCACAGCCGTACTCGACAGTCCCGTCATTTCGGGCTTCTGCTACACTCAGCTGACCGACACCGAACAGGAAACGAATGGTCTCCTGCGGGAGGACAGGACACCAAAACTCGACACCAACCGCGTCCGGGCGATCAACACGCGCGTTTCCATGGCCTTGCAGAACGACGTGATCGCTGAAATTCACGCCCTAGCCGACGAGCGCCGTCGTGAACAACTGCGTGCATCACAGCAGATGGAAGGCGTTGCAGAGGATTGA